The proteins below are encoded in one region of Paraburkholderia aromaticivorans:
- a CDS encoding sugar ABC transporter substrate-binding protein — protein MNLNSRRLPVARKIVSMCVAASAVWCASASQAADQPVVGLITKTDTNPFFVKMKQGAEAAASKNGAKLITAAGKFDGDNASQVTAIENMMTAGAKAILITPSDTKAIVPSIKKARAAGVMVVALDTPTDPQDATDALFATDNFKAGVLIGKYAKAALNGKPAKIATLDLAPGVSVGVLRHNGFLEGFGVKEGDPSVVCSQDTRGDQAKGQTAMENCLQKSPDINVVYTINEPAAAGAYRALKAAGKDKSVMIVSIDGGCEGVRNVKAGAIAATSQQYPLKMASLGVTAGVEYAKTGKKVSGYQDTGVTLITDKPMSGLDSKDTKFGLDNCWGNK, from the coding sequence ATGAATCTGAATTCCCGCAGGCTTCCTGTCGCCAGGAAAATCGTGTCGATGTGCGTCGCGGCATCGGCGGTATGGTGTGCGAGCGCGAGCCAGGCGGCTGACCAGCCTGTCGTCGGCCTCATCACCAAGACCGACACCAACCCGTTCTTCGTGAAGATGAAACAGGGCGCGGAAGCGGCCGCCTCGAAAAACGGCGCGAAGCTGATCACCGCCGCCGGCAAATTCGACGGCGACAACGCGAGCCAGGTCACCGCCATCGAAAACATGATGACGGCCGGTGCGAAAGCGATCCTGATCACGCCGAGCGACACCAAGGCGATCGTGCCGAGCATCAAGAAAGCGCGCGCGGCCGGCGTGATGGTGGTCGCGCTCGACACGCCGACTGATCCGCAAGACGCGACCGACGCCCTTTTCGCCACCGACAACTTCAAGGCCGGCGTGCTGATCGGCAAGTACGCGAAAGCCGCGCTCAACGGCAAGCCCGCGAAGATCGCCACGCTCGATCTCGCGCCCGGCGTCTCGGTCGGCGTGCTGCGTCATAACGGCTTCCTGGAAGGCTTCGGCGTGAAGGAAGGCGATCCCTCGGTAGTCTGCAGCCAGGACACGCGTGGCGATCAGGCCAAGGGCCAGACGGCGATGGAAAACTGCCTGCAGAAGTCGCCCGACATCAACGTGGTCTACACGATCAACGAGCCGGCCGCAGCGGGCGCCTACCGCGCGCTCAAGGCGGCGGGCAAGGACAAGAGCGTGATGATCGTCTCCATCGACGGCGGCTGCGAAGGCGTGCGCAACGTCAAGGCTGGCGCCATTGCCGCGACCTCGCAGCAGTATCCGCTGAAGATGGCCTCGCTCGGCGTGACGGCCGGCGTCGAGTACGCGAAAACCGGCAAGAAAGTCTCCGGCTATCAGGACACCGGCGTGACGCTGATCACCGACAAACCGATGTCCGGTCTCGACAGCAAGGACACCAAGTTCGGCCTCGACAACTGCTGGGGCAACAAGTAA
- a CDS encoding LacI family DNA-binding transcriptional regulator — translation MPTLSEVARHAGVTPATVSNVLRNRGRVGATTRQRVLEAVEALGYRPHLAARALAEGRAPTLALMVSSIANPFYPEFALAVERAARTSGHFVIICNTNEDPHTGRAYLDQIAGTLSEGVLVTNANLDFADLHTTESRGTPVVLCMWERPNEPPGLPCVAVDFRRAGELAGAHLLELGHRRIGAIVGSKASGIHAARYEGFVDALRAGGAPKGRVKHAADTIQGGYEAARALLESDPKLTAIFVTNDLPALGAMHAAADLGLNVPADLSVIGITDIQLARESRPALTTVAVPTVEVAGLAVSLLRELIESSYGQAGRPTASVPMRIASPPELVVRASTGVPRSR, via the coding sequence ATGCCTACACTCAGCGAAGTCGCGCGTCATGCCGGCGTCACGCCGGCGACGGTATCCAACGTGCTGCGCAACCGTGGCCGGGTCGGCGCGACCACCCGGCAGCGCGTGCTCGAAGCCGTCGAAGCGCTTGGCTACCGCCCGCATCTCGCCGCTCGCGCGCTCGCCGAAGGTCGCGCGCCGACCCTCGCGCTGATGGTGTCGAGCATCGCCAATCCGTTCTATCCGGAGTTCGCGCTCGCCGTCGAACGCGCGGCGCGCACCAGCGGCCACTTCGTGATCATCTGCAATACGAACGAAGATCCGCACACCGGCCGCGCGTATCTCGACCAGATCGCCGGCACGCTTTCCGAGGGCGTGCTCGTGACGAACGCGAACCTCGATTTCGCCGATCTCCATACGACCGAATCGCGCGGCACGCCGGTGGTGCTGTGCATGTGGGAACGGCCTAACGAACCACCGGGGCTGCCGTGCGTCGCGGTCGATTTCCGGCGCGCGGGCGAACTGGCGGGTGCGCATTTGCTGGAGCTCGGCCATCGGCGGATCGGCGCGATTGTCGGCAGCAAAGCCTCGGGCATTCATGCGGCCCGTTACGAAGGTTTCGTCGATGCACTGCGCGCCGGCGGCGCGCCGAAAGGCCGTGTCAAACATGCGGCGGACACGATCCAGGGCGGCTACGAAGCGGCACGCGCGCTGCTCGAAAGCGATCCGAAGCTCACCGCGATTTTCGTGACCAACGACCTGCCCGCGCTCGGCGCGATGCACGCCGCCGCCGACCTCGGCCTGAACGTGCCGGCGGACCTGTCCGTGATCGGCATCACCGATATCCAGCTCGCGCGCGAGTCGCGCCCCGCGTTGACGACGGTCGCCGTACCGACGGTCGAAGTCGCCGGACTTGCGGTATCGCTGCTGCGCGAGTTGATCGAGTCGTCGTATGGACAGGCGGGTCGCCCAACGGCCAGCGTGCCGATGCGCATCGCCTCGCCGCCCGAACTGGTCGTGCGCGCATCCACGGGCGTACCGCGTTCGCGCTGA
- a CDS encoding ABC transporter ATP-binding protein: protein MASISLRGVQKAYGDGAPVIRDVDLEIGENDFCVFLGPSGCGKSTLLRMIAGLEDLSDGDLSIGGKLMNDVPAAQRGVAMVFQSYALFPHMSVFENMAFGLKLAKTPKDEIDRKVREAARILQLEALLERKPKALSGGQRQRVAIGRAIVRQPGVFLFDEPLSNLDATLRGQTRIEIARLHKQFAKASVVYVTHDQIEAMTLADKIVLLHAGKDTERYGSIAQIGAPLELYHRPKSRFVAGFIGSPRMNFLPGRVASVDAQGVTVTLDHTEETVRVPVNGAGLQTSQAVTLGVRPEHLEFVDPSSVAPDDAVLTRTVSLVEQLGEHSYVHLDQPGGAALIAKAPGNTRLAPGESASLRVPPSACHLFTEDGFAAASLESVEHYA, encoded by the coding sequence ATGGCGAGCATTTCGTTAAGAGGCGTGCAGAAGGCGTATGGCGACGGCGCGCCGGTGATCCGCGACGTGGATCTCGAGATCGGCGAAAACGATTTCTGCGTGTTTCTCGGTCCGTCCGGCTGCGGCAAGTCCACCTTGCTGCGCATGATCGCCGGCCTCGAAGACCTCAGCGACGGCGACCTATCGATTGGCGGCAAACTCATGAACGACGTGCCGGCCGCGCAACGCGGCGTGGCAATGGTGTTCCAGAGCTACGCGCTGTTTCCGCACATGAGCGTGTTCGAGAACATGGCGTTCGGCCTGAAGCTCGCAAAAACCCCGAAGGATGAAATCGACCGCAAGGTGCGAGAAGCCGCGCGCATCCTGCAACTGGAAGCCTTGCTCGAACGCAAGCCCAAGGCGTTGTCCGGCGGCCAGCGGCAGCGGGTGGCGATCGGCCGCGCCATCGTGCGCCAACCTGGCGTGTTTCTGTTCGACGAGCCGCTTTCCAATCTCGATGCCACGCTGCGTGGCCAGACTCGCATCGAGATCGCGCGGCTGCATAAGCAGTTCGCCAAAGCCAGCGTGGTCTATGTGACGCACGACCAGATCGAAGCGATGACGCTCGCCGACAAGATCGTGCTGCTGCATGCCGGTAAGGACACCGAGCGCTACGGCAGCATCGCGCAGATCGGCGCGCCGCTTGAGTTGTACCACCGTCCGAAGAGCCGCTTCGTCGCGGGTTTCATCGGTTCGCCGCGCATGAATTTTCTGCCGGGAAGAGTGGCCTCGGTCGATGCGCAAGGCGTGACCGTCACGCTCGATCACACGGAAGAAACCGTGCGCGTGCCGGTGAACGGCGCGGGGTTGCAAACCTCGCAAGCGGTCACGCTCGGCGTGCGCCCTGAACACCTGGAATTTGTCGATCCGTCTTCCGTCGCGCCTGACGACGCCGTGCTGACGCGCACCGTGTCGCTCGTCGAACAGCTCGGCGAACACAGCTACGTCCACCTCGATCAGCCCGGCGGCGCCGCGCTGATCGCCAAAGCGCCGGGCAATACGCGCCTCGCGCCCGGCGAGAGCGCGAGCTTGCGCGTGCCGCCGTCCGCCTGCCATTTGTTTACCGAAGACGGCTTTGCCGCCGCTTCGCTTGAATCCGTCGAACACTACGCATAG
- a CDS encoding beta-galactosidase encodes MRLGVCYYPEHWPESMWEDDARRMKALGIEQVRIAEFAWSRIEPTPGEYDWGWLDRSIDVLGAAGLQVVMCTPTATPPKWLIDRHPDILPVGADGRPRAFGSRRHYDFSSPSYFTASQKICTAVAERYGKHPAVAYWQTDNEFGCHHTVVSYSPAAVGRFREWLKARYHTIDALNCAWGTVFWSMEYRSFEEIDAPVATVTEAHPSHRLDYRRFASDEVARYNRMQVEIIRAHSPGRPVAHNFMQLFTEFDHYKVAADLDVATWDSYPLGALEEQWFAPEVKARWLRSGHPDFASFNHDVYRGMSKLPFWVMEQQPGPVNWALWNPAPLPGMVRLWSWEAFAHGAGCVSYFRWRQAPFAQEQMHAGLNTPDNRLDVGGNEAAQVAGEIRTVLAANADANATIRSKVALVYDYEAKWLFEIHPQGADFHYPRFAFEYYSALRSLGLDVDILPVDAPLDGYSLIVVPPLPVVPAEFAERLASSGAQVVLGPRTGSKTKDLQIPVNLPPGALASVLPLRVWRVESMRPNVTEAVRLAGTGDASEADGFARHWRDFIDSDSAESLDVRARFADGHPAYVQGGAFHYLASLFDDAFTVRLFARIAQEAGLETMPLGDGVRVSRRGALTYVFNYGDEAHTLAGVADDAFVFGSPAIEPQGVAVYRSR; translated from the coding sequence ATGCGCCTTGGAGTCTGTTATTACCCGGAACACTGGCCGGAGTCGATGTGGGAAGACGACGCTCGCCGGATGAAAGCCCTCGGCATCGAACAGGTGCGGATCGCCGAATTTGCCTGGAGCCGGATCGAGCCGACGCCTGGCGAATACGATTGGGGCTGGCTCGACCGCTCGATCGATGTGCTCGGCGCAGCCGGCCTGCAGGTGGTGATGTGCACGCCGACAGCGACGCCGCCGAAGTGGCTGATCGATCGTCATCCCGACATTCTGCCGGTCGGCGCCGATGGCCGTCCGCGTGCGTTCGGTTCGCGGCGTCATTACGACTTCTCGTCGCCGTCGTATTTCACCGCATCGCAGAAGATTTGCACGGCGGTGGCCGAGCGCTACGGCAAGCATCCGGCTGTCGCTTACTGGCAGACCGACAATGAGTTCGGCTGCCACCACACGGTGGTCAGTTATTCGCCGGCGGCGGTGGGGCGCTTTCGCGAGTGGCTTAAAGCGCGCTATCACACCATCGACGCGTTGAACTGCGCGTGGGGCACGGTGTTCTGGAGCATGGAGTACCGCAGCTTCGAAGAGATCGACGCGCCGGTGGCGACCGTGACGGAAGCGCATCCTTCGCATCGCCTCGACTATCGGCGTTTCGCGTCCGACGAAGTGGCGCGCTATAACCGCATGCAGGTCGAGATCATCCGCGCGCATTCGCCGGGTCGGCCGGTCGCGCACAACTTCATGCAGCTTTTCACCGAGTTCGATCACTACAAGGTCGCCGCCGATCTCGACGTGGCGACGTGGGACAGCTATCCGCTCGGCGCGCTCGAAGAGCAATGGTTCGCGCCGGAGGTGAAGGCGCGTTGGCTGCGCAGCGGGCATCCGGATTTCGCGTCGTTCAATCACGACGTCTATCGTGGCATGTCGAAGCTGCCGTTCTGGGTGATGGAGCAGCAGCCGGGTCCGGTGAACTGGGCGCTGTGGAATCCGGCGCCGCTGCCGGGCATGGTGCGGCTGTGGAGCTGGGAGGCGTTCGCGCATGGCGCGGGTTGCGTGTCGTATTTCCGCTGGCGTCAGGCGCCGTTCGCGCAGGAACAGATGCATGCGGGACTGAACACGCCCGATAACCGGCTCGACGTGGGCGGCAACGAGGCTGCACAGGTTGCCGGCGAGATTCGCACGGTGCTCGCCGCGAATGCCGACGCCAATGCCACGATCCGTTCGAAAGTCGCGCTCGTCTACGACTACGAGGCGAAGTGGCTGTTCGAGATTCATCCGCAGGGAGCGGACTTTCACTATCCGCGCTTCGCCTTCGAGTATTACTCGGCGTTGCGTTCGCTCGGCCTCGACGTGGATATCTTGCCGGTCGACGCGCCGCTGGACGGCTACAGCCTGATCGTCGTGCCGCCGCTGCCGGTCGTGCCTGCGGAGTTTGCAGAGCGTCTGGCGAGTTCGGGTGCGCAGGTTGTGCTCGGACCGCGCACGGGTTCGAAGACTAAAGATTTGCAGATTCCCGTGAACCTGCCGCCCGGTGCGCTGGCTTCGGTGCTGCCGCTGCGCGTGTGGCGCGTCGAATCGATGCGGCCGAACGTGACTGAAGCGGTGCGGCTCGCTGGTACCGGGGACGCGAGCGAAGCAGACGGTTTCGCGCGTCATTGGCGTGATTTCATCGACAGCGACTCGGCGGAATCGCTCGACGTGCGCGCCCGATTCGCGGACGGCCATCCCGCGTATGTACAAGGCGGAGCGTTCCATTACCTGGCGAGTCTGTTCGATGACGCGTTCACGGTGCGTCTGTTTGCGCGGATCGCACAGGAAGCGGGTCTCGAAACGATGCCGCTCGGCGACGGCGTGCGAGTGAGCCGCCGCGGCGCGCTGACCTACGTGTTCAACTACGGCGACGAAGCGCACACGCTCGCCGGTGTAGCCGACGACGCTTTCGTGTTCGGTTCGCCCGCGATCGAACCACAGGGCGTGGCCGTCTATCGATCACGATGA
- a CDS encoding ABC transporter substrate-binding protein — MKLKPRKILLALALAAAAVGTSAVSTAQAGTLTANIAFKGASQRAVWQSVIDDFKKAHPGIDVKVSFVDEEAYKVQLPGWLTTVAPDIVNWHDGERMAYYAQRGLFEDLSGDWSKNGWNEMYASTKEASSYKGKQYAAPTVYYSWGMFYRKDLFQKVGIGGEPKTWDQFLEDCKKLKAAGITPIAVAGRDAWTLAGWFDYLDLRVNGNAFHQKLMAGEIPYTDPRVKKVYTTWKQLIDAGYFIDNSLSYDLDSVQPFLFQGKAAMMLMGTFITAGFPPNVKPEMGYFQFPIIDAKVPTAEDGPVESLHIPSKAKNKADAHTFLAFVETPEIGAKLATGLGSLSANSKSPEPEDPISKIGFQILANTKGGIAQFYDRDMTKEMADEGMKGMQQFISDPTKLDDVLAQLEQTRKRIYKK; from the coding sequence ATGAAACTGAAACCACGCAAGATTCTGTTGGCACTCGCGCTGGCCGCCGCGGCGGTGGGGACGTCAGCCGTCAGCACGGCACAGGCGGGCACGCTCACGGCCAATATCGCGTTCAAGGGCGCGAGCCAGCGCGCGGTCTGGCAGTCGGTCATCGACGACTTCAAGAAGGCGCATCCCGGCATCGACGTGAAAGTGTCGTTCGTCGACGAAGAAGCGTACAAGGTGCAATTGCCCGGCTGGCTGACGACAGTCGCGCCCGATATCGTCAACTGGCATGACGGCGAACGCATGGCCTATTACGCGCAGCGCGGTCTGTTCGAAGACCTGAGCGGCGACTGGTCGAAGAACGGCTGGAACGAGATGTATGCGTCGACCAAGGAAGCGTCGTCGTATAAGGGCAAGCAGTACGCCGCGCCGACCGTGTACTACTCGTGGGGCATGTTCTATCGCAAGGATCTCTTTCAAAAGGTAGGTATTGGCGGCGAGCCGAAAACCTGGGATCAGTTCCTCGAAGACTGCAAGAAGCTGAAGGCCGCCGGCATCACGCCGATCGCCGTGGCGGGCCGCGACGCATGGACGCTCGCGGGCTGGTTCGATTATCTCGACCTGCGCGTGAACGGCAATGCGTTCCACCAGAAACTGATGGCGGGCGAGATTCCGTACACCGATCCGCGCGTGAAGAAGGTCTATACGACGTGGAAGCAATTGATCGACGCGGGCTATTTCATCGACAACTCGCTCTCCTACGATCTCGATTCGGTGCAGCCGTTCCTGTTCCAGGGCAAGGCGGCGATGATGCTGATGGGCACGTTCATCACAGCGGGTTTCCCGCCGAACGTGAAGCCGGAAATGGGCTACTTCCAGTTCCCGATCATCGACGCGAAGGTGCCGACTGCTGAAGACGGTCCGGTGGAGTCGCTGCATATTCCGTCGAAGGCGAAGAACAAGGCGGATGCGCACACGTTCCTGGCGTTCGTCGAGACACCTGAAATCGGCGCGAAGCTGGCGACTGGTCTCGGCTCGCTGTCGGCGAACAGCAAGTCGCCGGAACCGGAAGATCCGATCTCCAAGATCGGCTTCCAGATTCTTGCGAACACCAAAGGCGGTATCGCGCAATTCTATGATCGTGATATGACCAAGGAAATGGCCGACGAAGGCATGAAGGGGATGCAGCAGTTCATCTCCGACCCCACGAAGCTCGACGATGTGCTCGCGCAACTCGAGCAGACGCGCAAGCGGATCTACAAGAAGTGA
- a CDS encoding carbohydrate ABC transporter permease — MIVSHSVTRHTVGGPAEPGGPGLPAPGGAVRGGKPAGARRRGPSPTARRQRRAAFLFLAPACVMVAIYVVWPILSTIRLSFFNWDGMSEPSFIGLANYVELFHAQTFYTALKNNVIWLLLFLLAPPMGLAVALYLNQAVAGIRIVKSLFFAPFVLSGVVVGLIFSWFYDPTFGLLATILGHGVPVLGDPRYATFGIVFAALWPQTAYCMILYLTGLTSLNAEQIEAARMEGARGWSMLWHVILPQLRPTTFMAIVVTIIGALRSFDLISVMTSGGPFESSTVLAYYMYDQAIKYYRIGYSAAVAVVLFAIMLVYIVYHLRRMLRAEQ; from the coding sequence ATGATCGTGTCGCATTCCGTCACCCGCCACACTGTCGGCGGTCCTGCTGAACCTGGCGGCCCGGGCTTGCCCGCACCGGGCGGCGCCGTGCGCGGCGGCAAACCGGCCGGCGCACGGCGCCGCGGTCCGTCGCCCACCGCGCGCCGGCAGCGGCGCGCCGCTTTTCTGTTCCTCGCGCCGGCCTGCGTGATGGTGGCCATCTACGTGGTGTGGCCGATCCTGTCGACCATCCGCCTGAGTTTTTTCAACTGGGATGGAATGAGCGAGCCGTCGTTCATCGGCCTCGCGAACTATGTGGAGTTGTTCCATGCGCAGACGTTCTATACGGCGCTGAAGAACAACGTCATCTGGTTGCTGCTGTTCCTGCTCGCTCCGCCGATGGGACTCGCCGTCGCGTTGTATCTGAATCAGGCGGTGGCCGGCATCCGTATCGTCAAATCGCTATTTTTCGCGCCGTTCGTGTTGTCGGGCGTGGTGGTCGGCTTGATCTTCTCGTGGTTTTACGACCCGACCTTCGGCCTGCTCGCCACGATTCTCGGCCACGGCGTGCCGGTACTCGGCGACCCACGCTATGCGACGTTCGGCATCGTGTTCGCGGCGCTGTGGCCGCAAACCGCCTATTGCATGATTCTCTATCTGACCGGGCTGACGTCGCTGAACGCTGAACAGATCGAGGCCGCGCGCATGGAAGGCGCGCGCGGCTGGTCGATGCTGTGGCACGTGATCCTGCCGCAACTGCGCCCGACCACGTTCATGGCGATCGTCGTGACCATCATCGGGGCGCTGCGCAGCTTCGATCTGATCTCGGTGATGACGAGCGGCGGTCCGTTCGAAAGCTCGACCGTGCTCGCGTATTACATGTACGACCAGGCGATCAAGTACTACCGCATCGGCTATTCGGCGGCGGTGGCGGTCGTGCTATTCGCCATCATGCTGGTGTACATCGTTTATCACTTGCGGCGGATGCTGCGCGCCGAGCAATAA
- a CDS encoding carbohydrate ABC transporter permease, with protein MFPIPIDKWKPATRRMYKLTLPVALVIWLLPMIAVLVTSVRSTEELSEGNYWGWPKHFAMFDNYREALTTSPMLHYFWNSVLITVPAVVGSIALAAMAGFALAIYRFRGNSTLFATFVAGNFVPVQVLMIPVRDLSLQLGLFNTVSALILFHVSFQTGFCALFLRNFIKQLPFELVEAARIEGANEWTVFFKIVLPLIRPALAALAILVFTFVWNDYFWALCLTQGDDAAPITVGVAALKGQWTTAWNLVSAGSILAALPSVAMFFAMQKHFVAGLTFGATKG; from the coding sequence ATGTTTCCGATTCCCATCGACAAATGGAAGCCGGCCACTCGCCGCATGTACAAATTGACGCTGCCGGTCGCGCTGGTGATCTGGCTGCTGCCGATGATCGCCGTGCTCGTCACGTCCGTACGTTCGACGGAAGAGCTGAGCGAGGGCAACTATTGGGGATGGCCGAAGCACTTCGCGATGTTCGATAACTATCGCGAGGCACTGACCACGTCGCCGATGTTGCATTACTTCTGGAACAGCGTGTTGATCACGGTGCCTGCCGTAGTGGGCTCGATTGCATTGGCGGCGATGGCCGGATTCGCGCTGGCGATCTACCGGTTCCGCGGTAATTCGACCTTGTTCGCGACGTTCGTGGCAGGGAATTTCGTGCCGGTGCAGGTGTTGATGATTCCGGTGCGGGATTTGTCGCTGCAACTCGGTCTGTTCAATACCGTCAGTGCGCTGATTCTGTTTCATGTGTCGTTTCAGACCGGATTTTGCGCGCTGTTTCTGCGCAACTTCATCAAACAGTTGCCGTTCGAACTGGTCGAGGCGGCGCGCATCGAGGGCGCGAATGAGTGGACCGTGTTCTTCAAGATCGTGCTGCCGTTGATCCGGCCGGCGCTCGCGGCATTGGCAATTCTCGTGTTCACGTTCGTCTGGAACGACTACTTCTGGGCGCTGTGTCTGACCCAAGGTGACGACGCCGCGCCGATTACCGTGGGCGTGGCCGCGTTGAAAGGGCAGTGGACTACGGCCTGGAATCTCGTTTCGGCGGGATCGATTCTCGCGGCATTGCCGTCGGTGGCGATGTTCTTTGCGATGCAGAAGCATTTTGTCGCCGGTTTGACGTTTGGGGCGACGAAGGGTTGA
- a CDS encoding lysozyme inhibitor LprI family protein, producing the protein MSRALQRLATPSTLLSIGMVVAGATLAVDASAASFKCTSKSSASEKIVCKEPALSALDDRLAAAWHRAKDTTLDAAALESARTHQWLWRQHNCTDQACVKSWYDRRIAELDADYVQAKQARREAFDASLAGQNLAPSAADAVRKMKGESVANATTAIAQ; encoded by the coding sequence TTGTCCCGCGCTCTTCAACGTCTCGCGACGCCGTCCACATTGCTGTCAATCGGCATGGTGGTTGCAGGCGCCACGCTTGCCGTGGACGCGTCGGCGGCAAGCTTCAAGTGCACGAGCAAGTCGTCTGCGTCGGAAAAGATCGTCTGTAAAGAACCTGCACTGTCGGCACTGGACGACCGTCTCGCCGCCGCCTGGCACCGCGCGAAAGACACCACGCTCGATGCGGCGGCGCTCGAATCGGCACGCACGCATCAATGGCTCTGGCGCCAGCACAACTGTACCGATCAAGCCTGCGTGAAGAGCTGGTACGACCGCCGCATCGCTGAACTGGACGCCGACTACGTGCAGGCGAAGCAGGCGCGCCGCGAAGCGTTCGACGCATCGCTGGCCGGGCAGAACCTCGCGCCTTCGGCTGCCGATGCGGTTCGGAAGATGAAGGGCGAGTCTGTTGCGAATGCGACGACGGCTATCGCGCAGTAG